AGTAATTTGGAAAAAATCATAAACAGAGATTTCCTAATATGAATCAGCTTGGAAACGCTCCAGATATAGACAGCCATGATTATAACTGCTGCGGTTCTCTCGTGTCTAACGCGTGGTGATTTTTCTCCATTTTTTCAAGATGGACGACGTTGATTTGGAGATCTTGTGCAAAATCATCACCTGCCAATAATCTGAGAGTTGCGCGAATGAATCGGAAGACACAACCGGAGTGTCGGCATTATCTCTCGCATACCACTTATCACTGCGAAACTAATGGATCCAGAAACTGATAAAGTTGCTGTGTTGCCGGGTCATCGGGTTTGCCAAGGTCGTTATTCAGGCGACTGTGGTTACTATCGCTTTTACCATATGCTGTTGTGGGAATCTCCGACGCCTTCAGGACACTTTCCAATCTTCGCGCCTGAGCTCTTGTGTTTGGATTGCCGGGAAAATAGAGGATGAGGAACGGCGGTATGCCTTTGCCTTTCTTCACATGTGTTACGGCAGAAAAATCAACATGCTTCTCCGGATCGTTTCCGAATTTTTGCCGATGACCAAAGGTAAACATCTTGCCGCCGTAGAGTGCCTGGCGGAACTCTGCTGTCATGATGATCTTGGGGATGTCGTAAGTATCTCCGTCAACCGGAATACAACCTTTGAGCACATCAAACGACAGCCCTTCTTTCTTTAAATAGCGATCGTCGATACAAATTAATGCTGCCAACTGAGCGCCGGCGGAATGTCCCCCCACAAAGATTCGGTTGGGATCACCGCCATACTTGGCAATGTGTTTGTGCACCCAAGCGAGCGACTTGGCGACATCGGCAATCAACTCCTCCATGTTCACTTCCGGAAGAAGTCGATAATTCGTTGAAACAAAGACAAAACCGCGATCGGTCAGTACTTTCGGTTTCAGTGCGACATCACTCTTGTCCCCAACTTGCCATCCGCCACCGTGAATCCAGAAGAGGACGGGCAGGCTCTTCTTGGTAGGATTTTCCGGCGTGTAAATATCAAGAACATGACGATTGTGACCGTTCTCTACGTATGGAATATCTGACGTCAACTTCTGTGCAAGCGCAACGTTATTGAGGGATAGAAGTGGGAATACGATAGCGAGAATGAGTTTGGGGTTCATGCTGTAGATTCCTGTTCATTGCAAGATGGCGGGAAGGATTATCGAATGCGGCTTCAACGTAAGTGTTTTCACCTTACAACAGTGGCGTTACTGATGCAAGAAAACAGATTTTGTGGACCGCACTTTTTTTTAGCAGAAATTGCAGAACTATTTTCTTGTTTTTATCTATGTGACAGTGTCAAAAGACCGCCGCAACTGTTTTTAAGCAATGGCGGCGACCTCAATAGGTTTCTTAGCTTCATTCCAGATAGTTTATTCTTTAAACTCACCTTGAGAAGGCTTGCCATCAACCTCTCCCAGAACAGTCCCTTCAAAGTTGGCTACATTACCAATTCCAGGATCTGTCCCCACGAACTTTGTTGCTTTCCCGTCAGTTTCATCTTGGGGGACCAGTTTCACTGTCATGGGAGGCACGACTTTTCCCTCTTCTGTCTTTGTTTCTTTTGTAGTTAAAGTTAGTTCTTTGGCTGTAACCGCCACTGGTGTTTGTTCATCGTCACCGATAAAAAGAATCATGCATTCCTGCTTGGCATGATCGGCGGTGAACTCGGCGTGATGCTTGCCAAGATCAAATACAACACCTCCGTTCGGTCCCGCACCGTGGACGTGTGGTGCCTGTTCTTTGTTGCTATTGACTTCATTATTCTTTTCGGGTTGTGGTGTGGTTTTAGTCGTCGGAGCGTCTGTGCCGCCTTTGTCTGAACAACCTGTGACAATTGACGCCGCTAGAATCAGGCTTAAAATTTTTGTATACATCATTTTGTTTTCCTTTGCATTAGAAAAATAGTGAGAGTGTATTTCATCTTTATACAGCTCGCAGTAGTTCTTCATCAGAACTTTCATTGCGGACTAGTCGATCGGCATCTTTCCCCGAGAACTTCCAGAATAGTCCGGGGTGAATAAAAAATTCGCAAAACGTTGAAGTGATTAATCCTCCTAAGATTACAGTGGCAACGGGGTATAAAATTTCCAGCCCCGGTTTGTTACCACCGACAACAAGAGGAACTAATGCAATACCGGCAGTCAACGCGGTCATCAAGACCGGAGAAAGTCTTTCCAGACTGCCGCGCAATACCATTTGAGGGGTAAAAGCTTCTCCCTCTTTTTCCATTAAATGGAAATAGTGAGTGACTAGCAGAATTCCATTGCGAACGGCGATTCCTCCGAGAGACACAAAGCCTACCATACTTGCTACCGTGAGAGTCTGATTAGTTAGTACCAGTGCGAAGACACCACCAATGAAGGCTGTCGGAATGGCATTCAAAATTTGAAACGTGATTCGGACTGACGGATAGAGCATCATAAGAACAATAAAAATTCCTGCGACTGAAACTATCGCCAGAATAGTAATTAGAAACGTGGCAGACCTCTGTGCTTCAAATTGTCCTCCGAACTCAACAAAGTAACCGGTCGGCAGAGCGACCTGATCACGCACTCGTTTTTCAATCTCAACGACAGCGCTGGCGAGGTCACGTCCTGAGACATTACTACGTATTGTTTGTCGCCTTCTGACATTTTCCCGATTGACCAGATTAGGACCACTGGCTGACCCCGGGAAATCAGCCACCTCTCGTAAACGAATTTGCCCTCGTCCATCAGGAAGATCAAGGCGCAGCTCTCCCAGGTTATAGGGATCGGAACGGTATAGCTCATTGAGTTTAATCACCAGGTCAAATCGTCGTTGCCCCACTAATACTTGTGATATCGCTTCGCCTTTTAATGCAGTCTGCACAAAATTGGCTACGTACTCCCGACTCAGTCCGAAAAAGGCCAGTTCATCTGGCTTGAGAACAACATGCAACTCGTCTACTCGTTCTTGTGGATCGATGATCGGGGGCGTGACACCTGGTACATCAGCGATGACATCGCGAACCTGTCCGGCCAACTCGCGCAGTTTATCCAGATCATCCCCATAAAGCTTAATACCAATCTGGGCTTTGACGCCGGACAACATATGACTGATGAGGTGTGAAAGCGGTTGTTCTGCCTCAATTCCCACCCCGGGCACGTTGGAACGCAAATCTGAAAGTAAAGTATCCAGAAACTCATCACGACCGTGATCGGAATCGGGGTTCATTGTCAAAATGTACTCACCCACATTGACTGGTTGAGCGTGCTCATCCAGTTCGGCCCGACCGGTCCTACGAAAAAAGTGTAACACTGGTCCATTTGGGTTGTCCGAAGATTTCTGCATTTTCACAAGTTGCTTGTCGATCAGGGCAGATGCTTCATTCGATGCTTTGAGGGAAGATCCACCCGGTAAAGTCACGTTGATCTGCACACTGCCTTCATCAAACTTGGGTAGGAAATCAGCTCCTAACTTCGACAATTCCCAAACACTAAAACCAACCAATACCCAGGTCAAAACCAGTAAGATTCCTGCACGTCGTATACTGAAACGAATCAGGAAGCTGGCTCCCCACTTTAGCACTCGCAGTAATCGACCATCCTGGTGGTTATGCGTTGCCTTTGCTTGAGGCAGAAGGTAGTAAGAAAGTACCGGTGTGACAGTCAGTGAAACCAGTAAGGACGCCAGGATAGAGACAATATAAGCAACTCCCAGTGGGGCAAACAGGCGACCTTCCACACCAGACAGAGCAAAAAGTGGCATAAAAGCCAGCACAACGACTGCTGTGCCAAATATGATTGCCGAACGGATTTCTTTGCTTGCTTCATATACGACAACAATAGCGGGTTTAGGATTGGGACTCATGTTGTTTTCTCCCAGACGTCGAAAAATATTTTCCACGTCCACAATCGCATCATCCACCAGTTCACCAATGGCAACTGCAATTCCCCCCAGCGTCATCACATTAATAGAGAGTTCAGTTCCAGTAATGACACCAATAATCCGGAATACAAGAGTTGTGATCACCAGAGACAGAGGAATGGCCGTCAGCGTAATGAACGTCGTGCGTAGATTGAGCAGGAACAAAAACAGTACGATGACAACGAGAACAGCTCCAATCACAAGCGCTTCCTCAACGTAGTAAATCCCTCGATCAATAAAACTCTTGAGCTGGAATAGATTGGTATTGATCACAATATCGGCAGGAAGTGTTGATTCTGCATCTTTCAGTGCCGCCATCACATCATCAGTCAATTTTCGCGTATCAGCATGCGGTTGTTTGACAATCGTAATCACGACTCCAGCGTGTCCATCAATACTGGCATCACCACGTTTCGGAGCAGGGCCTTCCTCAATTCGTGCCACATGGTGTAACAGCACAGTTCGATCCCCATTCATTTTGACTGGGGCTTTTCGGAGTTCTTCCAGGACGTCGTTTGCAAGCGAGCCAAGACGACCAATCACCCGCACAGGACGTTCCGTCTGGCCATCGATGATGAACCCGCCACTGGCATTCAGGTTATTAGCCTGGACCGCTGCCTCAACTTCTTGAAGCGAAACGTTATATTCTTGTAGCTTGATCGGATCGACCAGGACCTGATACTGCTTTTCATCACCACCCATGACAATGACTTCAGCGATGCCAGTTAACTTCAGTAATCGCGGTCTGATCACCCAATCCGCCGTGGTACGCAGATCCATGCGTTCTTGCAGAGGAGTCGGGAAAACAACTTCGTAGGACCGTTTATTCCAAACAAAGGTCACGTTTCGTTTCGGGCTTGCCTGATTCCATTTGGGATTCTCGACTTCGACTTTCTTCCACAAACTGAGATCGTTTCGGCTCACCGGATCCCAGACAGTTAGCACAGCCTTACCATCGCTTTCAGTACGTTCTGCCAGAAAAGGTGTTTGTCCAACTTGCGTTAAATCTCCACCTCGCGGTCCTTGTCTGCGATGAATCCCGATGTGAAGAATCTGTCCCATAATGGATGCCTGGGGGGTCATTATCGGGCGGATACCCGGTGGCATCGGTACATTTGCCAGACGCTCTGAAACAATTTGCCGAGCGTATCGAGGTTCGGTTTCCCAACTGAATTCGACGTAGATGACGTTCATACCCTGACCGGACTGACTGCGAACATCTTCGACTCCATTGGCTCCCAGAATT
The Gimesia aquarii DNA segment above includes these coding regions:
- a CDS encoding alpha/beta hydrolase — its product is MNPKLILAIVFPLLSLNNVALAQKLTSDIPYVENGHNRHVLDIYTPENPTKKSLPVLFWIHGGGWQVGDKSDVALKPKVLTDRGFVFVSTNYRLLPEVNMEELIADVAKSLAWVHKHIAKYGGDPNRIFVGGHSAGAQLAALICIDDRYLKKEGLSFDVLKGCIPVDGDTYDIPKIIMTAEFRQALYGGKMFTFGHRQKFGNDPEKHVDFSAVTHVKKGKGIPPFLILYFPGNPNTRAQARRLESVLKASEIPTTAYGKSDSNHSRLNNDLGKPDDPATQQLYQFLDPLVSQ
- a CDS encoding efflux RND transporter permease subunit, which encodes MLNSIIRLSLTHRTLVLAACVVVLAYGGYLTTTLPIDVFPDLDRPRVVILTECPGMSSEEVETLVTFPIETAILGANGVEDVRSQSGQGMNVIYVEFSWETEPRYARQIVSERLANVPMPPGIRPIMTPQASIMGQILHIGIHRRQGPRGGDLTQVGQTPFLAERTESDGKAVLTVWDPVSRNDLSLWKKVEVENPKWNQASPKRNVTFVWNKRSYEVVFPTPLQERMDLRTTADWVIRPRLLKLTGIAEVIVMGGDEKQYQVLVDPIKLQEYNVSLQEVEAAVQANNLNASGGFIIDGQTERPVRVIGRLGSLANDVLEELRKAPVKMNGDRTVLLHHVARIEEGPAPKRGDASIDGHAGVVITIVKQPHADTRKLTDDVMAALKDAESTLPADIVINTNLFQLKSFIDRGIYYVEEALVIGAVLVVIVLFLFLLNLRTTFITLTAIPLSLVITTLVFRIIGVITGTELSINVMTLGGIAVAIGELVDDAIVDVENIFRRLGENNMSPNPKPAIVVVYEASKEIRSAIIFGTAVVVLAFMPLFALSGVEGRLFAPLGVAYIVSILASLLVSLTVTPVLSYYLLPQAKATHNHQDGRLLRVLKWGASFLIRFSIRRAGILLVLTWVLVGFSVWELSKLGADFLPKFDEGSVQINVTLPGGSSLKASNEASALIDKQLVKMQKSSDNPNGPVLHFFRRTGRAELDEHAQPVNVGEYILTMNPDSDHGRDEFLDTLLSDLRSNVPGVGIEAEQPLSHLISHMLSGVKAQIGIKLYGDDLDKLRELAGQVRDVIADVPGVTPPIIDPQERVDELHVVLKPDELAFFGLSREYVANFVQTALKGEAISQVLVGQRRFDLVIKLNELYRSDPYNLGELRLDLPDGRGQIRLREVADFPGSASGPNLVNRENVRRRQTIRSNVSGRDLASAVVEIEKRVRDQVALPTGYFVEFGGQFEAQRSATFLITILAIVSVAGIFIVLMMLYPSVRITFQILNAIPTAFIGGVFALVLTNQTLTVASMVGFVSLGGIAVRNGILLVTHYFHLMEKEGEAFTPQMVLRGSLERLSPVLMTALTAGIALVPLVVGGNKPGLEILYPVATVILGGLITSTFCEFFIHPGLFWKFSGKDADRLVRNESSDEELLRAV